One window of the Devosia sp. 2618 genome contains the following:
- a CDS encoding ABC transporter permease, with protein sequence MAVLILKRLAQAVLTALAATVIVWALLPLSPGDPVMRILEARFIHEPNDLQIANLRAELALDEPLPLQYVQWLGRVVQGDLSVSYRTGKPVLEEIGQRLPATLMLLGTALATSVILALILALISVAWRGRWPDRVILLYTQIGSALPTFVFALLVLQYVVVGAGVGRVLSSGTFALVLLPALTIGVDRAAGWTQLLRASLLQAMNSNFAQVARARGASRWFVLSRHGLPNGLLPFLTAVGVSIGALIGGAPIIEEIFTWPGLGRYLLQALSARDFPVIQGFVLLSGLAYVAASFLVDVVAMLLDPRLRSAR encoded by the coding sequence GTGGCAGTCCTGATCCTCAAACGACTTGCACAGGCCGTCCTGACGGCGCTGGCTGCCACGGTTATCGTCTGGGCGCTCCTGCCGCTATCGCCGGGCGACCCGGTGATGCGGATACTTGAGGCGCGCTTCATTCACGAGCCCAATGACCTGCAGATTGCCAATCTGCGGGCCGAACTGGCGCTCGATGAGCCGCTGCCGCTGCAATACGTGCAGTGGCTCGGGCGCGTCGTGCAGGGCGATCTGTCGGTGTCCTATCGCACCGGCAAACCCGTGCTCGAAGAGATCGGCCAACGCTTGCCCGCCACGCTGATGCTGTTAGGCACCGCCCTCGCCACTTCCGTCATTCTCGCGCTGATCCTGGCGTTGATTTCTGTGGCCTGGCGGGGACGATGGCCTGACCGCGTCATATTGCTCTACACGCAGATTGGCTCCGCCCTGCCCACCTTCGTCTTCGCCCTACTGGTGTTGCAATATGTCGTGGTCGGCGCCGGCGTTGGCCGCGTGCTGTCCAGCGGCACTTTTGCCCTGGTCCTCCTGCCGGCCCTGACCATTGGGGTCGACCGGGCCGCTGGCTGGACCCAGCTTCTGCGCGCCAGCCTGCTTCAGGCCATGAACTCAAACTTCGCGCAGGTTGCCCGCGCCCGTGGCGCGAGCCGTTGGTTTGTCCTGTCGCGCCATGGGCTGCCCAATGGCCTCTTGCCGTTCCTCACCGCCGTCGGCGTCAGCATCGGCGCGCTGATCGGCGGCGCGCCGATCATCGAAGAAATCTTCACCTGGCCCGGCCTTGGCCGTTACTTGTTGCAGGCGCTCTCTGCCCGCGACTTCCCCGTCATTCAGGGCTTTGTCCTGCTCAGCGGTCTTGCCTATGTGGCCGCCAGCTTCCTCGTCGATGTGGTGGCCATGCTGCTCGATCCCCGTCTGCGGAGCGCACGATGA
- a CDS encoding ABC transporter substrate-binding protein has product MIFKRLTLALLASALAVSAATAQSDPAPLRIVTSFDIGTMNPAVDGFWMQEFGVAELLMKFYPDGTNQPWLLESLENKDALTWVATVRDGITFQNGKVLDADAVLAVIKRQMAVSDSATGAVPEGTTFVKTGNMEITISTVAPWPELPGILSNEAIFLIYDAEAADAVGDDWTKLTNAGIYTGPYTVTSLTSARLDAERNDSYWNGEPALPGLSVSFVTDPNARILAVQNDEADIALYPPIAARPVVDATPGIHFNTGTTGTGGFLGFMNVNQPPFDDVRVRQALMQTIDYDEIANVVFGGALAEAKGLYNESFPWARQTYVTDPTAAAALLDEAGWLLDGDMRRKDGEALELKVVIYPQQPDLVPLSGALQAQVRKLGIGVKIQSVDDVYAALGKGGVDWDLGISSEGTVSWGVTSPFLTRYLGPAGNRNFASYANPEVHALIAELKVTVDTTRRDEILGRIQDILVSEDPYVFAFNIHKGRVVVNETYAGYEPGFALYHVSPTTAPSPAQ; this is encoded by the coding sequence ATGATTTTCAAGCGTCTCACACTCGCCCTGCTGGCCAGCGCCTTAGCGGTCTCGGCTGCCACCGCGCAGTCTGATCCAGCGCCGTTACGCATCGTCACCTCGTTTGACATCGGCACGATGAACCCGGCCGTCGATGGCTTCTGGATGCAGGAATTTGGCGTTGCCGAACTGCTGATGAAGTTTTATCCCGACGGCACCAACCAGCCTTGGCTGCTGGAAAGCCTGGAAAACAAGGACGCGCTGACCTGGGTCGCTACCGTGCGCGATGGGATCACTTTCCAGAATGGCAAGGTGCTCGATGCCGACGCCGTTCTCGCCGTCATCAAGCGCCAGATGGCCGTATCGGACTCCGCCACAGGTGCCGTTCCCGAAGGCACAACCTTCGTCAAAACCGGTAACATGGAAATTACCATTTCGACGGTCGCGCCATGGCCGGAACTGCCCGGCATTCTGTCCAACGAAGCTATCTTCCTGATCTATGACGCCGAGGCCGCCGACGCCGTTGGCGACGACTGGACCAAGCTGACCAATGCCGGCATTTATACCGGCCCCTACACCGTCACCAGTCTGACCTCCGCCCGCCTCGATGCGGAGCGCAACGATAGCTACTGGAACGGCGAACCAGCCCTGCCCGGCCTCTCCGTCAGCTTCGTCACCGATCCGAACGCCCGCATTCTGGCCGTCCAGAACGATGAAGCCGATATCGCGCTCTATCCCCCTATCGCGGCGCGCCCCGTGGTTGATGCCACCCCCGGCATTCATTTCAATACCGGCACCACCGGAACCGGCGGCTTCCTAGGCTTCATGAACGTCAACCAGCCACCATTCGACGACGTTCGCGTGCGTCAGGCACTGATGCAGACCATCGACTATGACGAGATCGCCAATGTCGTGTTCGGCGGCGCCCTGGCTGAGGCCAAGGGCCTCTACAATGAAAGCTTCCCCTGGGCTCGCCAGACCTATGTCACCGATCCGACGGCTGCGGCCGCCCTGCTCGACGAAGCCGGTTGGCTCCTCGATGGCGACATGCGCCGCAAGGACGGCGAAGCGCTTGAGCTCAAGGTCGTCATATATCCGCAGCAACCAGACCTCGTGCCGCTTAGCGGCGCGTTGCAGGCCCAGGTTCGCAAGCTCGGTATTGGGGTCAAAATCCAGTCGGTCGATGACGTTTATGCAGCACTGGGCAAAGGCGGCGTCGATTGGGATCTTGGCATTTCCAGCGAAGGCACCGTCAGCTGGGGCGTCACCTCGCCATTCCTGACGCGCTATCTTGGCCCCGCCGGCAACCGCAACTTTGCCAGCTACGCCAACCCGGAAGTCCACGCCCTGATCGCTGAACTCAAGGTCACAGTCGACACCACTCGTCGCGACGAAATCCTTGGCCGCATCCAGGACATTCTGGTGAGCGAAGACCCCTATGTGTTTGCCTTCAACATCCACAAGGGCCGCGTCGTCGTGAACGAGACCTATGCCGGCTACGAACCCGGCTTCGCGCTCTACCACGTCTCGCCGACCACAGCCCCGTCGCCGGCGCAGTAA
- a CDS encoding (2Fe-2S) ferredoxin domain-containing protein has translation MIMRPALGRVMQPDAILFVISLANLSARRFATVANGLAAATALPSRLVRLEGTDQNLPQALDALRDEGHTSILVQPIGLPFPESLIAWLPGALATWSLLPGNDDVTLSVGSEASDDPALLSHFVTTALENADNATPVAKAKPSLGKPGWQNPPDFRHHLLVCTGPRCHYRDAASLLHALKDETNRQGIASQCLTARTGCLFPCNQGPMVALYPKGEWYRLADKTALARFVSEVLVQGQTAHDLLIHTAKAARQPALSTKDNS, from the coding sequence ATGATCATGCGTCCTGCATTGGGGCGTGTCATGCAGCCTGACGCCATTCTCTTTGTCATCTCGCTGGCCAATCTGAGTGCTCGCCGTTTTGCGACGGTGGCGAACGGACTTGCCGCAGCCACCGCCCTGCCCAGCCGTCTCGTTCGCCTCGAAGGCACCGACCAGAACCTGCCGCAGGCCCTCGACGCCCTGCGCGATGAGGGGCATACGTCCATTCTCGTCCAGCCGATTGGCCTGCCTTTCCCCGAAAGCCTGATCGCCTGGCTCCCTGGCGCGCTCGCCACTTGGAGCCTTCTGCCCGGCAACGACGATGTCACCTTGTCCGTTGGCAGCGAAGCCAGCGATGACCCGGCACTGCTCAGTCATTTCGTGACGACGGCGCTTGAAAACGCCGACAACGCCACGCCCGTCGCCAAGGCAAAACCATCGCTGGGCAAACCTGGCTGGCAGAACCCACCCGATTTTCGACACCACCTGCTGGTCTGCACCGGCCCGCGCTGCCACTACCGCGACGCTGCCTCGCTCCTGCATGCCCTCAAGGACGAGACCAACAGACAGGGCATTGCCTCTCAATGCCTCACCGCCCGCACCGGCTGCCTGTTCCCCTGCAATCAAGGCCCGATGGTCGCCCTTTATCCCAAGGGCGAATGGTATCGCCTGGCCGACAAAACAGCCCTCGCCCGCTTCGTTTCGGAAGTTCTGGTCCAGGGCCAGACCGCCCACGACCTCCTCATTCATACGGCCAAGGCCGCACGCCAACCTGCCCTTTCCACCAAGGACAATTCATGA
- a CDS encoding DUF1349 domain-containing protein, whose product MRWINEPLHWTENGEGLAVRTALETDFWNNTFYDFLHDNGHFYHDEVSGDFTMSVTFKADYTALYDQAGLMVRVDGKNWIKAGIEYTDGELHFSTVVTRDDQSDWSMLSLPNAFRDGLNIRVTRHGTALRVQLQAETGQWRMARLAYLAMPQVVQAGMMCCSPTRAGLDVQFNNFRIGEPIEKRLHDD is encoded by the coding sequence ATGCGCTGGATCAACGAGCCGCTTCACTGGACCGAAAATGGTGAGGGGCTAGCTGTTCGGACCGCGCTGGAGACGGATTTCTGGAACAACACGTTCTACGATTTCCTGCACGACAACGGTCACTTCTACCACGATGAAGTGTCCGGCGATTTCACCATGTCAGTCACATTCAAGGCCGACTACACGGCACTCTATGATCAGGCCGGCCTGATGGTCCGCGTCGACGGCAAGAACTGGATCAAGGCCGGCATCGAATATACCGATGGTGAGCTCCATTTCAGCACCGTGGTAACGCGCGATGACCAATCCGATTGGTCGATGCTCTCCCTGCCCAACGCATTCCGCGACGGCCTGAACATCCGCGTCACGCGGCACGGCACAGCCCTGCGCGTCCAATTACAGGCCGAAACCGGCCAATGGCGCATGGCCCGCCTCGCATACCTGGCGATGCCCCAAGTCGTCCAAGCCGGCATGATGTGCTGCTCCCCAACCCGCGCTGGCCTAGACGTGCAGTTCAACAATTTCCGGATCGGCGAGCCAATCGAAAAGCGGCTGCATGACGACTAG
- a CDS encoding HupE/UreJ family protein → MRLFLALAILVLFPTISFAHTGVGDTAGFFHGFEHPIGGIDHVLAMVAGGVFAFVLGGRALWLVPLSFVTMMVAGFALGVTQVDLPYVELGIALSSVVIGAAAALGRAMPVAAAMTLVGLFAVFHGHAHGAEMPTDASGLTYAAGFAVATALLHLSGIASTAAIARLIGKYGKYAAQFAGGVFAIGGIGVLAGWL, encoded by the coding sequence ATGCGTCTTTTTCTGGCCTTGGCCATTCTGGTCCTCTTCCCCACAATCAGCTTCGCCCACACTGGCGTCGGCGACACAGCCGGTTTTTTTCACGGCTTTGAACACCCCATCGGCGGAATCGATCACGTCCTGGCAATGGTCGCTGGCGGCGTTTTCGCCTTCGTGCTGGGTGGCCGCGCCCTGTGGCTGGTGCCGCTGAGCTTTGTGACCATGATGGTCGCCGGCTTCGCGCTGGGCGTGACCCAGGTCGACCTCCCCTATGTCGAACTTGGCATTGCCCTCTCAAGCGTAGTGATCGGCGCCGCCGCCGCCCTTGGACGGGCGATGCCTGTTGCCGCCGCGATGACGCTTGTTGGCCTGTTTGCAGTGTTCCACGGACACGCCCATGGCGCTGAAATGCCGACAGACGCAAGCGGGCTGACCTACGCGGCCGGCTTCGCGGTTGCAACCGCCCTGCTCCATCTCTCAGGCATTGCCAGCACAGCGGCAATCGCGCGCCTTATCGGCAAGTACGGTAAATACGCTGCCCAGTTCGCCGGCGGTGTATTTGCCATTGGCGGCATCGGTGTGCTGGCCGGCTGGCTGTAG
- a CDS encoding MAPEG family protein, with product MRYSFATAALRVWGKAIVLLVIFLVLLLLLVQVFLPGRYLTEQVGNAAQMGPRDDLPEPSRNLARARRALGNLQETLPIFLTLAVLSIVLGEQSWLALIGAWLYLVARVSHVICYMKGLSPWRSVSFMAGLLGNLLMVIALVPHIWG from the coding sequence ATGCGTTATAGCTTTGCCACCGCAGCGTTGCGGGTTTGGGGTAAGGCGATCGTGCTGCTTGTTATTTTTCTCGTGCTTTTGCTGCTGCTGGTTCAGGTCTTTTTGCCCGGCCGCTATCTGACGGAACAGGTTGGCAATGCCGCCCAGATGGGACCGCGCGACGACCTGCCGGAACCGAGTCGCAATCTGGCGCGCGCCCGCCGCGCCCTTGGCAATCTGCAGGAAACGCTGCCGATTTTTCTGACGCTGGCCGTGCTGTCGATCGTGTTGGGCGAGCAGAGTTGGCTGGCGCTGATCGGCGCCTGGCTTTATCTGGTCGCCCGCGTCTCGCATGTAATTTGCTACATGAAGGGGCTTTCGCCATGGCGTTCGGTGTCTTTTATGGCCGGATTGCTGGGGAATTTGCTGATGGTGATCGCGCTTGTGCCCCATATTTGGGGCTAA
- a CDS encoding PAS domain-containing protein — translation MKSELEQPVGLPYAPLAVGGAVFIACLLGISTRPPGFIAMVWPANAIMLGLLVRIPCARRATTWLVAAFAYMAADLVAGTDFAKAILLNTANLCGIGAGYVAYRYLPRDALRMREPASALYVILLSAAASVGAGVVGAVGDPFLLQIGMNNAAILWAVTELVNYIALLPVILSAQKFGARLLFVNRVSISTYLRAALPTLALAASCCFAAALGGPGAIALAVPALLWCGLSYSVFVVSVLSFAFSCWSLTILCAAYVQGSGAVVDEHALVSMRLAAFVIALAPTTLAIVMRRMVELNEKLSFTRQSADMAMNAGGIVATWDLNLGLRTLSVEGSFLRMFNLESQPKAIPLEVLSRLMHPDDRDRVWDALGNSIATDTDYHCRYRLVTPQGEIRWFAAFGKPSRDNQHAVSNLTGILVDVTEHAHAVEALEQSNTRFNIVSESIPQIVWSTDSKGRHDYFNSRWAEFTGVSPEETSFDTWERLVHPDDKPRVDESWRACLASGETYSIDYRFRYRDGSYRWLKVLAKPFWNDEGEIVRWYGTSTDINDAKELEAERELVSRELDHRIGNLFALVNGLVALSARHGTDLKSATDDLRGRLSALHGAHVLIRGNGQGQSATLAELLWQLLAPYHNGGDHITIAGDEVAVDASAMTSVALIFHELATNAVKYGALGDSTGHLSIMLTHNGERVRIVWEEVSGAQAATAQGSGFGSKLFTSIVEAQLRGTATRSWSPEGLTVDIDVPASSLERNARG, via the coding sequence GTGAAGAGTGAGCTGGAACAACCTGTGGGTCTTCCTTATGCGCCACTCGCTGTCGGTGGTGCCGTATTTATAGCTTGCTTACTAGGCATCTCGACGAGGCCGCCGGGTTTTATCGCCATGGTGTGGCCCGCGAATGCCATTATGCTGGGATTACTAGTCAGGATACCTTGTGCACGTCGCGCAACCACTTGGTTGGTGGCGGCTTTTGCATACATGGCGGCCGATCTGGTCGCGGGTACTGATTTCGCTAAAGCCATTTTGCTCAACACCGCAAATCTGTGTGGTATTGGCGCAGGGTATGTTGCCTATCGGTATCTTCCCAGAGACGCATTGCGGATGCGCGAGCCGGCATCTGCGCTCTACGTCATTCTGCTTTCGGCAGCGGCGAGTGTAGGCGCAGGCGTTGTGGGCGCTGTTGGGGATCCATTCTTACTCCAGATAGGAATGAATAATGCAGCAATTCTGTGGGCTGTCACTGAATTGGTCAACTACATCGCCTTGCTACCTGTAATCCTTTCTGCACAAAAATTTGGCGCGCGGCTGTTATTTGTTAATAGAGTATCGATCTCGACATACTTGAGGGCAGCATTGCCGACCTTGGCGTTGGCTGCTTCATGCTGCTTTGCGGCGGCGCTGGGAGGGCCAGGAGCGATCGCCCTTGCCGTCCCGGCGCTACTTTGGTGCGGGCTAAGCTATTCCGTCTTTGTCGTATCGGTCCTGTCCTTTGCATTTAGTTGCTGGTCTCTCACCATTTTATGCGCTGCTTACGTGCAGGGTAGTGGTGCTGTTGTTGATGAGCATGCGCTGGTCTCCATGAGGTTGGCCGCGTTCGTGATAGCTTTGGCGCCCACTACGTTGGCCATTGTGATGCGAAGGATGGTTGAGCTTAACGAGAAGCTTTCATTCACTCGACAAAGTGCCGATATGGCAATGAACGCTGGCGGAATAGTCGCGACCTGGGACCTGAATCTGGGGCTACGGACACTCTCGGTGGAGGGCAGTTTCCTGAGGATGTTTAATCTGGAAAGCCAACCCAAGGCTATTCCGCTTGAGGTGTTATCCCGATTGATGCATCCGGATGACCGTGATCGGGTATGGGACGCCCTTGGCAATTCCATCGCTACCGATACGGACTATCACTGTCGTTACAGGCTGGTTACCCCCCAGGGCGAAATTAGATGGTTCGCAGCTTTCGGAAAACCGTCACGGGATAACCAGCACGCAGTCTCGAATTTGACAGGGATACTGGTTGATGTCACCGAACATGCACATGCAGTAGAAGCGCTAGAGCAAAGCAATACGCGCTTCAATATAGTTAGTGAATCCATCCCTCAAATCGTGTGGAGTACGGATAGCAAAGGCCGACATGACTATTTCAATAGTCGATGGGCGGAATTCACCGGCGTCTCGCCGGAGGAAACCTCATTCGACACTTGGGAGAGGTTGGTTCATCCGGATGACAAACCTCGGGTCGATGAATCCTGGAGGGCCTGCCTCGCTAGCGGAGAGACGTATTCGATCGACTATAGATTCCGATACCGAGACGGCAGCTATCGCTGGCTAAAAGTTCTAGCTAAGCCTTTCTGGAACGATGAGGGGGAGATAGTTAGGTGGTATGGGACGTCCACAGATATTAATGACGCCAAAGAACTTGAGGCCGAGCGCGAACTTGTCTCGCGCGAACTAGATCACCGGATTGGCAATCTATTCGCGTTGGTAAACGGCCTAGTCGCACTTTCAGCACGTCACGGAACCGACTTGAAATCCGCCACTGACGACCTGCGCGGACGACTAAGTGCGCTGCACGGAGCTCATGTGCTCATCAGAGGGAACGGGCAGGGGCAATCTGCCACCTTAGCAGAGCTTCTGTGGCAATTACTCGCGCCCTACCACAACGGTGGCGACCATATCACCATTGCAGGTGACGAAGTCGCCGTTGATGCGTCGGCGATGACCTCAGTAGCGTTAATATTTCATGAGTTAGCGACTAACGCTGTCAAATATGGCGCGCTAGGGGATAGTACCGGGCATCTGAGTATCATGCTTACCCACAATGGCGAGCGAGTAAGGATTGTTTGGGAGGAGGTATCAGGCGCGCAAGCGGCTACTGCCCAAGGATCAGGCTTCGGGTCAAAACTGTTCACATCCATCGTTGAGGCACAGCTCCGCGGTACGGCGACGCGGTCATGGTCTCCCGAAGGCTTGACGGTGGATATTGATGTGCCCGCCTCGTCGCTGGAGCGCAATGCAAGGGGCTAG